One Mycolicibacterium crocinum DNA window includes the following coding sequences:
- a CDS encoding ferredoxin has product MKASVDPDRCAGHGDCVSTCADVFAWTADGYAEVVLDEIPDQFKDLVVKAVQDCPEHAISAEG; this is encoded by the coding sequence ATGAAGGCTTCGGTCGATCCAGACCGCTGCGCCGGACACGGCGACTGCGTGTCGACCTGCGCGGACGTGTTCGCCTGGACTGCTGACGGCTATGCCGAAGTCGTGCTCGACGAGATTCCCGACCAGTTCAAAGATCTCGTCGTGAAGGCCGTGCAGGACTGCCCGGAGCACGCGATCAGCGCGGAAGGCTAG
- a CDS encoding GMC family oxidoreductase: MADYDYVVIGAGSAGCAVAARLAEGQSRVLLLEAGGSDRRLTVRAPLAFAAQMGGPTDWDYRTAPEPACDNRIIPQPRGRVLGGTSSMNAMVWIRGTRIDYDGWDLPGWGWSDVEPVFRRIESHYLGGPTHGTSGPVRITRLPEPDVTSIRWLDSARAAGVSANEDIGGPDLDGSSIAPVTVWKGQRWNTARAYLPAAPRRSNFAVVTGALVHRVVLRDGRAVGVEYERKGHRHIVNANSEIILSAGAYGTPHLLQLSGIGAADHLRTVGITPVVESLKVGTNLTDHPAAAMSWDVRARFVGLSDAQKPQWLLRWILRRTGKLTSNAMEAIAQVRSDPGLPAPDFQLIHSPSYVNLVAMERELRRASSVLQSFWTPKSRGTVMAQSADPHAPPEIRLNTLADPADVAAFIRIVRRTREIVAAEPFASVITTELHPGPDIVTDAQIEAWLRGSVATTGHPACSAAMGSDPDSVLDERLRVRGVHGLRVADASVFPCIPRANTNAPAIMVGERCADFVKADQ, encoded by the coding sequence GTGGCCGACTACGACTATGTCGTGATCGGGGCCGGGTCGGCCGGCTGTGCGGTTGCCGCGCGCCTGGCCGAAGGACAGTCACGCGTCCTGCTGTTGGAGGCGGGCGGCTCCGACCGCCGGCTGACCGTCCGCGCACCGCTGGCCTTCGCCGCACAGATGGGCGGCCCCACCGACTGGGACTACCGCACCGCCCCGGAGCCGGCATGCGACAACCGGATCATCCCGCAACCGCGCGGCCGGGTCCTCGGGGGCACCAGCTCGATGAACGCGATGGTGTGGATACGCGGCACCCGGATCGACTACGACGGCTGGGACCTGCCCGGCTGGGGCTGGTCCGATGTCGAGCCGGTGTTCCGACGCATCGAGTCGCACTACCTCGGCGGCCCGACCCACGGGACATCCGGCCCGGTGCGCATCACACGGCTGCCGGAGCCCGACGTGACGTCCATCCGCTGGCTCGACAGTGCGCGGGCCGCCGGTGTCAGCGCCAACGAGGACATCGGTGGACCCGATCTCGACGGGTCGTCCATCGCGCCGGTGACGGTCTGGAAGGGCCAGCGGTGGAACACCGCGCGGGCGTATCTTCCTGCGGCGCCCCGACGTTCAAACTTCGCGGTCGTCACCGGCGCCCTGGTCCACCGTGTGGTGTTGCGCGACGGCCGTGCGGTGGGTGTCGAGTACGAGCGCAAGGGACATCGGCACATCGTCAACGCCAACAGCGAGATCATTCTGTCGGCCGGCGCCTACGGCACGCCGCACCTGTTGCAACTCTCCGGAATCGGCGCCGCCGACCACCTCCGGACCGTCGGAATCACACCCGTCGTCGAAAGTCTGAAGGTCGGGACCAATCTCACCGATCATCCCGCGGCGGCGATGAGTTGGGATGTGCGCGCTCGGTTCGTCGGACTGTCGGATGCGCAAAAGCCACAGTGGTTGCTGCGCTGGATCCTTCGCCGGACCGGAAAGCTCACCAGCAATGCGATGGAGGCCATCGCGCAGGTCCGATCCGATCCCGGCTTGCCCGCGCCAGACTTCCAGCTGATCCACTCCCCCAGCTACGTCAACCTGGTGGCGATGGAACGGGAGCTGCGTCGCGCGTCCTCGGTCCTGCAGTCCTTCTGGACGCCGAAGAGTCGCGGCACGGTGATGGCGCAATCGGCGGATCCGCATGCGCCACCGGAGATCCGGCTCAACACGCTGGCCGATCCCGCTGACGTCGCGGCGTTCATCCGCATTGTGCGGCGTACCCGTGAGATCGTCGCCGCCGAGCCGTTCGCCTCGGTGATCACCACCGAACTGCACCCCGGCCCGGATATCGTCACCGACGCTCAGATCGAGGCGTGGCTGCGCGGTTCGGTCGCCACCACCGGGCACCCCGCCTGCTCGGCAGCCATGGGCAGCGATCCCGACAGTGTGCTCGACGAGAGACTCAGAGTGCGCGGTGTCCACGGGCTTCGGGTGGCGGACGCATCGGTGTTCCCGTGCATTCCGCGGGCCAACACCAACGCCCCGGCCATCATGGTCGGTGAGCGGTGCGCCGACTTCGTCAAGGCAGACCAGTGA
- a CDS encoding amidohydrolase family protein yields the protein MSIFDAHFHIIDPRFPLVPNNGYLPEEFSVADYRRRVEPLHVTGGAVVSGSFQAFDQSYLKESLVQLGSGFVGVTQLPVDTTDDNILALHRAGVRAVRFNLYRGGSATVDDVDTLARRVHDVAGWHSEFYLDAADFAELEPILAPLPQISIDHLAMSDDTRGTLLRLVESGTVVKATGFGRISVTDPDALMRAIVTTNPAALIFGSDLPSTRAAIPFQDSDIERIANAVGADHVDAVLGANARAFYRL from the coding sequence GTGAGCATCTTTGACGCTCACTTCCACATCATCGATCCACGTTTTCCCTTGGTGCCCAACAACGGCTACCTGCCGGAGGAGTTCAGCGTTGCCGACTACCGCAGGCGGGTCGAACCGCTGCACGTGACCGGCGGTGCGGTGGTCAGCGGATCCTTCCAGGCCTTCGACCAGAGTTACCTGAAAGAGTCTCTGGTGCAGCTCGGTTCGGGATTTGTCGGCGTCACCCAGCTCCCGGTCGATACGACGGACGACAACATTCTCGCGTTGCACCGCGCCGGTGTCCGGGCAGTTCGGTTCAATCTGTACCGCGGCGGCTCGGCAACAGTCGACGACGTCGACACCCTCGCCCGCCGCGTGCACGACGTGGCCGGCTGGCATTCCGAGTTCTACCTCGACGCCGCCGACTTCGCCGAACTCGAACCAATCCTCGCACCCTTGCCACAGATCAGCATCGACCACCTGGCCATGTCGGACGATACTCGCGGCACGCTGCTGCGTCTGGTCGAGTCCGGAACCGTGGTCAAGGCAACGGGATTCGGCCGGATCAGCGTCACCGATCCGGATGCCCTGATGCGCGCGATCGTGACCACGAATCCCGCTGCCCTGATCTTCGGCAGCGACCTACCCTCGACCCGCGCGGCGATCCCGTTCCAGGACAGCGATATCGAGCGCATTGCCAATGCCGTCGGCGCCGACCATGTCGATGCGGTGCTTGGCGCCAACGCGCGAGCCTTCTACCGGCTCTGA
- a CDS encoding TetR/AcrR family transcriptional regulator, with the protein MAKPKGAASANSSLLGRPVGANSEETRRRILEATMRCVAEVGYSRTTIREIAREANMTSGSLYHYFPNKAELVKATFDEVATIAVPRLEQAAEENAATLDKLMAVLDESVRVMQDYPLAVAFDRAIRAESPQHLHLAENSDSRFVALRNLIRDILEQGAREKVLGRGVEVESAADAVYLVFRGLNEYAASAPPPAEYHATVAALKQLLRGQLFSQSR; encoded by the coding sequence ATGGCGAAACCCAAAGGTGCAGCGTCGGCCAATTCCTCGCTCCTCGGCCGGCCGGTGGGCGCCAACAGCGAGGAGACGAGGCGGCGGATCCTCGAGGCGACGATGCGCTGCGTCGCCGAGGTCGGTTACTCCCGAACGACGATCCGCGAGATCGCCCGCGAGGCGAATATGACCAGCGGCAGCCTCTATCACTACTTTCCGAACAAGGCCGAGCTCGTGAAGGCGACGTTCGACGAGGTCGCGACCATCGCGGTGCCGAGGCTCGAACAGGCCGCCGAGGAGAACGCCGCGACGTTGGACAAGCTGATGGCCGTCCTGGACGAGAGTGTGCGGGTGATGCAGGACTATCCGCTTGCCGTCGCCTTCGACCGGGCCATCCGGGCCGAGAGCCCGCAGCACCTGCATCTCGCCGAGAACAGCGACTCTCGATTCGTGGCGCTGCGCAACCTGATCCGCGACATCCTCGAACAGGGGGCCCGCGAGAAGGTGTTGGGACGCGGCGTGGAGGTGGAGAGCGCGGCCGACGCGGTGTACCTGGTCTTCCGGGGCCTGAACGAATACGCCGCCAGCGCACCACCTCCTGCCGAATACCATGCGACGGTCGCCGCGCTCAAACAGTTGCTGCGCGGCCAGTTGTTTTCTCAGAGCCGGTAG
- a CDS encoding mycofactocin-coupled SDR family oxidoreductase: MGDLIDTVAVVTGAARGQGRSHAVALAAEGADIIAIDRCADIDSIPYPLASKDDLDETVRLVEAQGRRVVPVVADVRDLAALQAGVQSGVDALGDVDIVVANAGVVAIGLKDPLDTDVYRDIVETNLNGVWHTIAATVPSIIRKGRGGAIILTSSAQGLVGKGGDGSAAMFAYAAAKHGVVGLMRSAANAYAQHNIRVNTVHPSGVGTPMILNDHTLKTFQENPNGAALSANLLPVPFVEAEDVTNVVVFLASPKARYITGVALPIDAGHAVM, encoded by the coding sequence GTGGGAGACCTCATCGACACCGTCGCCGTCGTCACCGGCGCGGCCCGCGGCCAGGGCCGCAGTCATGCCGTGGCGCTGGCCGCCGAAGGCGCCGACATCATCGCCATCGACCGCTGCGCCGATATCGACTCGATCCCCTACCCGCTGGCCTCCAAGGACGACCTCGACGAGACCGTCCGGCTGGTCGAGGCCCAGGGGCGCCGGGTCGTTCCCGTCGTCGCCGACGTCCGCGACCTGGCCGCGTTGCAGGCCGGGGTGCAGAGCGGCGTGGACGCTCTCGGTGACGTCGACATCGTTGTGGCCAACGCCGGGGTGGTGGCGATCGGGCTGAAGGATCCGCTCGACACCGACGTGTACCGCGACATCGTCGAAACCAACCTCAACGGGGTCTGGCACACCATCGCGGCCACGGTGCCCTCGATCATCCGCAAGGGCCGCGGCGGCGCCATCATCTTGACGAGCTCCGCGCAGGGACTCGTCGGCAAGGGCGGCGACGGCAGCGCGGCGATGTTCGCCTACGCCGCCGCCAAGCACGGTGTCGTCGGGCTGATGCGCTCGGCGGCCAATGCCTATGCACAGCACAACATCCGGGTCAACACCGTGCACCCCAGCGGCGTCGGCACCCCGATGATCCTCAACGACCACACGCTCAAGACGTTCCAGGAGAACCCCAACGGTGCCGCCCTGTCGGCGAATCTGTTGCCGGTCCCCTTCGTCGAGGCCGAGGACGTCACCAACGTCGTGGTGTTCTTGGCAAGCCCGAAGGCCCGCTACATCACCGGTGTCGCATTACCGATCGATGCCGGACACGCGGTGATGTGA
- a CDS encoding tellurite resistance/C4-dicarboxylate transporter family protein, whose product MRPPPDVFAAVMATGIVSISAADHGYRWISLVLVVIAACALPVLVVACALSWRRSPPDFRDPDVLLRMFTYVAACAVLGARLAEYRIALWILAALALQFWLTLTPVVIRRMWQIRWIGLRDCSHGAWELASVATSGVAILAADLHWLFGALMFWALALVVYAVMTALILWRAFHERLDPGGFEPDGWILMGGLAIATLAGDRIHRVWPADAVVAITVVTWVLATLWIPVLVYFAIRRLNLPGAWGFRGVWWAMVFPLGMYSAATFAMSRETGLAAFVTASLVFFWVAFAAWLIVTVSGLLYLRSHHRVSGIDR is encoded by the coding sequence ATGCGGCCACCGCCCGACGTGTTCGCGGCGGTGATGGCGACGGGCATCGTCTCGATCTCCGCGGCCGACCACGGGTATCGCTGGATCAGCTTGGTGCTGGTCGTGATTGCTGCGTGTGCACTGCCGGTGCTCGTTGTGGCGTGTGCGCTGTCCTGGCGGCGATCACCACCGGACTTTCGCGACCCCGACGTTCTGCTGCGGATGTTCACCTACGTGGCGGCGTGCGCGGTGTTGGGAGCGCGGCTGGCCGAGTATCGGATCGCGCTGTGGATACTGGCCGCGCTGGCCCTGCAGTTCTGGCTCACACTGACGCCGGTGGTGATCCGCCGAATGTGGCAGATTCGCTGGATCGGATTGCGCGACTGTTCGCACGGCGCATGGGAATTGGCTAGTGTGGCGACGTCGGGAGTGGCGATCCTGGCCGCCGACCTGCACTGGCTGTTCGGCGCGCTAATGTTCTGGGCGCTCGCGCTCGTGGTGTACGCCGTGATGACGGCGCTGATCCTGTGGCGGGCGTTTCACGAACGGCTGGACCCCGGCGGGTTCGAACCGGACGGCTGGATCCTGATGGGTGGCCTGGCGATCGCGACCCTGGCCGGTGATCGTATTCATCGGGTGTGGCCCGCGGATGCGGTGGTGGCGATCACCGTGGTCACCTGGGTGCTTGCGACACTGTGGATTCCGGTGCTGGTCTACTTCGCGATCCGGCGCCTGAATCTTCCCGGCGCGTGGGGGTTTCGGGGTGTGTGGTGGGCGATGGTGTTCCCGCTGGGCATGTACTCGGCGGCGACGTTCGCGATGTCGCGCGAGACCGGACTGGCTGCGTTCGTCACCGCGTCGCTGGTGTTCTTCTGGGTGGCGTTCGCGGCGTGGCTGATCGTGACCGTCAGCGGATTGCTGTACCTGCGTTCACATCACCGCGTGTCCGGCATCGATCGGTAA
- a CDS encoding cytochrome P450: protein MLLRDIDFTDLDNFADGFPHHLFAIHRREAPVYWHEPTEHTPDGEGFWSVATHAETLAVLRDADTYSSVTGGDRPYGGTLLQDLPVAGQVLNMMDDPRHTHIRRLVSSGLTPRMIRRVEDDLRARARALLDAVQPGVPFDFLVDVAAELPMQMICILLGVPESERHWLFRAIEPSFDFGDSRRGEVGTMSVEEAGSRMFAYGMELITAKQVQPTDDMLSVVANATTDPLSDVELYMFFSLLFSAGAETTRNGVAGGLHALAQNSDQYRRLRDDPELLPTAVEEIIRWTSPSPSKRRTATRDTELGGCAIRAGDKVLVWEGSANRDGSVFDDPDCFDVGRKRNPHLGFGQGVHYCLGANLARLELRVLYEELLSRFSEVRVVKPVEWARSNRHTGIRHMFVELG, encoded by the coding sequence ATGTTGCTGCGCGACATCGACTTCACCGACCTCGATAACTTCGCCGACGGGTTCCCGCATCATCTGTTCGCGATCCATCGCCGCGAAGCCCCGGTGTACTGGCATGAGCCCACCGAGCACACCCCCGACGGGGAGGGCTTCTGGTCGGTGGCGACGCACGCCGAAACCCTTGCCGTGCTCCGAGATGCGGATACCTACTCGTCGGTGACCGGGGGAGACCGGCCCTACGGTGGCACCCTGCTGCAGGATCTGCCGGTGGCCGGGCAGGTGCTCAATATGATGGACGACCCGCGCCACACGCACATCCGGCGGCTGGTCAGTTCGGGCCTGACCCCGCGGATGATCCGCCGGGTCGAGGACGACCTGCGCGCGCGTGCCCGGGCACTGCTGGACGCCGTCCAGCCCGGGGTGCCCTTCGATTTCCTGGTCGACGTCGCCGCCGAACTGCCCATGCAGATGATCTGCATCCTGCTGGGAGTGCCGGAAAGCGAACGGCATTGGTTGTTCCGCGCGATCGAGCCGAGCTTCGACTTCGGAGATTCCCGGCGCGGCGAGGTGGGGACGATGTCGGTCGAGGAGGCCGGGTCGCGGATGTTCGCCTACGGTATGGAGCTGATCACGGCCAAGCAGGTGCAGCCGACGGACGACATGCTCTCGGTAGTAGCCAACGCCACGACTGATCCACTGTCCGACGTCGAGTTGTACATGTTCTTCTCGCTGCTGTTCAGTGCGGGTGCGGAGACGACGCGCAACGGGGTGGCCGGTGGTCTGCATGCGCTGGCGCAGAACTCGGACCAGTACCGGCGGCTGCGGGACGATCCCGAGCTGCTGCCGACCGCCGTCGAAGAGATCATCCGCTGGACTTCGCCGTCACCGTCGAAGCGGCGCACCGCAACCCGGGACACCGAACTCGGTGGCTGCGCGATCCGCGCCGGTGACAAGGTACTGGTCTGGGAGGGTTCGGCCAACCGCGACGGGTCGGTGTTCGACGATCCGGACTGTTTCGATGTGGGCCGTAAACGTAACCCTCACTTGGGTTTCGGTCAGGGTGTGCACTACTGCCTCGGCGCCAACCTGGCCCGCCTCGAGCTTCGCGTCCTCTACGAAGAACTGCTCAGCCGCTTCTCCGAGGTCCGCGTGGTCAAGCCGGTCGAGTGGGCCCGGAGCAACCGGCACACCGGCATCCGGCACATGTTCGTCGAACTTGGCTGA
- the purB gene encoding adenylosuccinate lyase, protein MHAPIPNVLAGRYASAEMVAIWSPEAKIVAERRLWLAVLRAQSELGVSVPEGVVEDYERVLEQVDLASIAARERVTRHDVKARIEEFNALAGHEHVHKGMTSRDLTENVEQLQIRRSLELVHAHGVAVVARLAESALLYRDLVMAGRSHNVAAQATTLGKRFASAAEETLVALTRIRELIDRYPLRGIKGPMGTAQDMLDLFDGDAVRLAELERRVAEFLGFNAVFTSVGQVYPRSLDHDVLSSLVQLGAGPSSFAHTVRLMAGHELVTEGFAPGQVGSSAMPHKMNTRSCERVNGLQVILRGYASMAAELAGAQWNEGDVFCSVVRRVALPDAFFAMDGQIETFLTVLDEFGAYPAVITRELDRYLPFLATTKVLIAAVRAGVGRETAHEVIKEHAVAVALAMREKGLEPDLLDRLAADPRLPLDRAELDAALANKQAFTGAAGSQVDQVIAAVDQLVSDYPEAAKYTPGAIL, encoded by the coding sequence ATCCACGCACCCATTCCCAACGTACTGGCCGGACGGTATGCCAGCGCGGAGATGGTCGCGATCTGGTCGCCGGAAGCGAAGATCGTCGCCGAACGCAGGCTGTGGCTGGCGGTGCTGCGTGCCCAGTCCGAGCTCGGCGTCTCGGTGCCCGAGGGTGTGGTCGAGGACTACGAGCGGGTGCTCGAGCAGGTCGACCTCGCGTCGATCGCCGCCCGCGAGCGGGTCACCCGCCACGACGTCAAGGCCCGCATCGAGGAATTCAACGCCCTCGCCGGACACGAACACGTGCACAAGGGCATGACGAGCCGCGACCTCACCGAGAATGTCGAGCAGCTGCAGATTCGCCGCTCGCTGGAACTCGTGCATGCGCACGGGGTTGCGGTCGTCGCCCGCCTGGCCGAGAGCGCGCTGCTCTACCGCGATCTGGTGATGGCCGGCCGCAGCCACAACGTCGCCGCGCAGGCCACCACGTTGGGCAAGCGGTTCGCGTCGGCGGCAGAAGAGACACTGGTCGCGCTGACGCGGATTCGCGAGCTGATCGACCGCTACCCGCTGCGTGGCATCAAGGGCCCGATGGGCACCGCCCAGGACATGCTCGACCTGTTCGACGGTGACGCCGTCCGGCTGGCCGAACTGGAACGTCGCGTCGCCGAATTCCTCGGCTTCAACGCGGTTTTCACCAGCGTCGGCCAGGTCTATCCCCGCTCCCTGGATCACGACGTGCTCTCGTCGCTGGTCCAGCTCGGCGCAGGTCCGTCGTCATTCGCGCACACCGTGCGGCTGATGGCAGGCCACGAGTTGGTCACCGAGGGGTTCGCGCCGGGCCAGGTCGGTTCGTCGGCGATGCCCCACAAGATGAACACCCGCAGCTGCGAACGGGTCAACGGACTGCAGGTCATTCTGCGCGGCTATGCCTCGATGGCCGCGGAACTGGCTGGCGCGCAATGGAATGAAGGTGACGTCTTCTGCTCGGTGGTGCGCCGGGTCGCGCTGCCGGACGCGTTCTTCGCCATGGACGGGCAGATCGAGACGTTCCTGACGGTGCTCGACGAGTTCGGTGCCTACCCCGCGGTGATCACGCGGGAACTGGATCGCTACCTGCCGTTCCTGGCCACCACCAAGGTGTTGATCGCGGCGGTCCGGGCCGGCGTGGGCCGCGAAACCGCGCACGAGGTCATCAAGGAGCATGCGGTCGCCGTCGCACTGGCGATGCGCGAGAAGGGTTTGGAGCCAGACTTATTGGACCGGCTGGCAGCCGACCCCCGACTGCCATTGGACCGTGCAGAGCTGGACGCCGCGCTCGCCAACAAGCAGGCGTTCACCGGGGCGGCCGGCAGTCAGGTCGACCAGGTGATCGCCGCCGTCGATCAGCTGGTGAGTGACTACCCCGAGGCCGCCAAGTACACCCCCGGCGCGATCCTGTAG
- a CDS encoding DUF429 domain-containing protein: MYFAGVDLAWGERNPTGVAVVDASGSLRHVAAASDDANILAQLAPYVTGPCVVAVDAPLVVTNPTGTRPGETLLNRDFRRFHAGAYPANTGLAWFADGGRGARLCRAMDLNLDPRSASPRKALEVFPHAAGVVLFGLERTLKYKHKTGRDFPQLQTELLRLIGYIEGLRNASPPLRVDGDDGWRELTESVRAATRKSQLRKAEDPVDAVLCAYVALFATRRPDDVTIYGDPNTGCIVTPTPPSN, encoded by the coding sequence GTGTACTTCGCCGGCGTCGACCTCGCGTGGGGTGAGCGCAACCCCACCGGGGTTGCGGTCGTCGACGCCAGCGGGTCGCTGCGGCATGTCGCGGCGGCCAGCGACGACGCCAACATCCTGGCTCAACTGGCCCCGTACGTCACCGGTCCCTGCGTGGTCGCGGTCGACGCCCCGCTGGTCGTGACCAATCCGACCGGCACCAGGCCGGGCGAGACGCTGCTGAACCGGGACTTCCGCCGCTTCCACGCCGGGGCGTATCCCGCCAACACCGGGCTGGCGTGGTTCGCCGACGGCGGCCGCGGCGCCCGGCTGTGCCGGGCAATGGACCTTAACCTCGACCCGCGCTCCGCCTCGCCACGCAAAGCGTTGGAGGTGTTTCCGCACGCGGCCGGTGTCGTGTTGTTCGGCCTGGAGCGCACCCTGAAGTACAAGCACAAGACCGGTCGGGATTTCCCGCAGCTGCAGACCGAGCTGCTGCGATTGATCGGCTATATCGAAGGCCTTCGCAATGCCAGCCCACCCCTGCGGGTTGACGGTGACGACGGCTGGCGTGAGCTCACTGAGTCGGTGCGCGCTGCGACCCGCAAGTCGCAGTTGCGCAAGGCCGAGGACCCGGTCGACGCGGTGCTGTGCGCCTACGTCGCGCTGTTCGCCACCAGGAGACCCGACGACGTGACGATCTACGGCGACCCGAACACCGGCTGCATCGTCACCCCAACACCGCCGTCGAACTAG
- a CDS encoding SDR family NAD(P)-dependent oxidoreductase, protein MDFSGLARPAAELLDGVMDRALIVGYTKIGSGLRRHWWAADAGPRALLGKRVLISGATAGIGLAMARSFAELGATVHLLGRNADKVDTSCAGIRESVPGAHVIAEVCDVSDLDAVREWTADFANRVPALNGLVHNAGLMPKERTLTRQGHEVQLATHVLGPHLMTERLLPLLRAAGGASVVWVSSGGMYGSPLVVDDLEFRRGYNGVRAYARTKKMQVVLADSWARRLAGTDIRVESMHPGWVDTPGVAEYLPRFRAVTRPLLRDVADGADTAVWLVATRPESKPGHFWHDRSQRPTTFGWQRHENPAKVRRLLEQVSRLTGTSETWPGLRA, encoded by the coding sequence ATGGATTTCTCCGGTCTCGCCCGGCCGGCCGCGGAGCTGCTCGACGGCGTGATGGACCGAGCGTTGATCGTCGGCTACACGAAGATCGGCTCCGGCCTGCGCCGGCATTGGTGGGCCGCCGACGCCGGGCCGCGGGCGCTGCTGGGCAAGCGAGTGTTGATCTCAGGGGCCACCGCCGGAATCGGCCTGGCGATGGCGCGCTCGTTTGCGGAGTTGGGCGCAACCGTGCACCTGCTGGGCCGCAATGCCGACAAGGTCGACACGTCATGCGCGGGGATCCGGGAATCGGTGCCCGGTGCCCACGTGATCGCCGAGGTCTGCGACGTCTCCGACCTCGATGCGGTACGGGAGTGGACCGCCGACTTCGCCAACCGGGTGCCCGCGCTGAACGGGTTGGTGCACAACGCCGGTCTGATGCCCAAGGAACGCACCCTCACCCGGCAGGGCCATGAGGTGCAGCTGGCCACCCATGTGCTGGGTCCGCATCTGATGACCGAGAGGCTGCTGCCGCTGCTGCGGGCGGCGGGTGGGGCGTCGGTGGTGTGGGTGTCCTCGGGGGGCATGTACGGCTCACCGCTGGTGGTCGACGATCTGGAATTCCGGCGCGGCTACAACGGGGTGCGCGCCTACGCCCGCACCAAGAAGATGCAGGTGGTGCTGGCCGACTCGTGGGCGCGCCGGCTGGCAGGCACCGACATCCGGGTGGAGAGCATGCATCCCGGCTGGGTGGACACCCCCGGCGTGGCCGAATACTTGCCGCGGTTCCGGGCGGTCACCCGGCCGCTGCTGCGCGATGTGGCCGACGGTGCCGACACCGCGGTGTGGCTGGTCGCGACCCGGCCGGAGTCCAAGCCCGGCCATTTCTGGCATGACCGAAGCCAGCGGCCGACCACGTTCGGGTGGCAGCGTCACGAGAACCCCGCCAAGGTGCGGCGCCTGCTGGAACAGGTCAGCCGGCTGACCGGCACGTCGGAAACCTGGCCCGGTCTGCGGGCATGA
- a CDS encoding TetR/AcrR family transcriptional regulator, which yields MLNVTAAMTPKGERRRYALISAAAELLREGGFEAVRHRAVARRAGLPLASTTYYFSSLDDLVLKAVEYICAVETAQLRARVDALPRRRRGAEATADVLVEMLVGAPDGEASSEELISRYERYIACARHPELREIQYRLSRQRVDAVAEAVARSRRTLRIDLVRALIHAVDGAVVSALVSDGDGPREVARATVMDVIDVLAPIDERTVRV from the coding sequence TTGCTGAACGTGACGGCAGCGATGACCCCGAAGGGGGAACGACGACGGTATGCGCTGATCAGCGCGGCCGCCGAGCTGCTGCGCGAAGGCGGCTTCGAAGCAGTGCGCCATCGTGCCGTCGCGCGCCGCGCAGGTCTGCCGCTCGCATCGACCACCTACTACTTCTCGTCGCTGGACGATCTGGTGCTCAAAGCCGTCGAGTACATCTGTGCGGTGGAAACCGCCCAGCTGCGTGCCCGGGTCGACGCGCTGCCGCGCCGGCGACGCGGCGCGGAGGCCACCGCCGATGTGCTCGTGGAGATGCTGGTCGGTGCTCCGGACGGCGAGGCGAGCAGCGAAGAGTTGATCTCGCGGTATGAGCGCTACATCGCGTGCGCCCGCCATCCCGAATTGCGTGAGATCCAGTATCGGCTGTCTCGGCAGCGGGTGGATGCGGTGGCCGAAGCGGTCGCACGCTCGCGGCGCACCCTGCGGATCGATCTGGTGCGGGCGCTGATCCACGCCGTCGACGGCGCGGTGGTCTCGGCTCTGGTCAGCGACGGCGACGGTCCGCGTGAGGTCGCCAGGGCGACCGTGATGGACGTGATCGACGTGTTGGCGCCGATCGATGAGCGCACCGTCCGGGTCTGA